A segment of the Candidatus Synechococcus calcipolaris G9 genome:
CAATGCCTGGAACCGCCTTCACATCGTCTATGGAGGCAAAGGGCTTCTGCTCCCGGGATTTGATAATCTCTCCGGCAATTTTGGGGCCGATTCCCGGTAAAGAAGTTAATTCTTCTAGGGACGCACTATTGAGGTTAATCACCCCCCCACTGGCGGCCGCTGGACTGGGAGAAGGGGAAGGGGTACTGGTGCGAGCGGTGGTTTGGCTCTCTTCGCGGGTGGCAATTTCACCACCACAATCCTGCAACTGTTTGGCAATCCGCTGGCGCAAGCTATCGGGAACACCTAAACGACTATTGGCATAGAGTCGCTCAAATTCTCGTTCGTAGTGGGCCGCAACCGTTGGTTGATAGATTACCAGTAAAAATTCATCATTACCGCGATTGGCTGCCGCTGACCAATTATGGGAGCCAACAATAACGGTTTGGTTATCCACTAAGCCATATTTGTGGTGGAGTTTATCGCCCCGGGCGAGTTCGGGGGTGCCCACGGTTTCAATGGGATTTTTCCAGGGGTTGTTCCCCGCTTCGTAGTAACATTTTCCTTGCCGTGCTTGGCCCGTATTGGCCAGGGCAACCCCCAGCATATCGAGGCCTTCACTAAAATCTCGATAGATAAAGCCGGGGTCAATGAGGGTGCGAATCTTTACCCCCTGATCATTTTTCGGCTCCAAGGCCTTGGAAATCTCCTGATCCGAAAAAACAAACAAGGCCATATCAATGGTTTTACGGGCTTGGGTGAGGACATGGGCAATCAAGCCATTGGTGGTATCTGCCCAGGCAATGCTGCGGGAGGCAGGGGAAAATTTGACATCGACGGTGACATCCCCGACTTGAACCCGTTGGGTGGGGCGAAAGGGTTTCTGTACGCCAAAAAGACTATCCGGCGCGCCGCCGGGGCCATCCCCCCACATAATATTGAATTCTTCAATAAATAATTTTGCCAAGTCACGGCTATCTATCACTAAAAGGGAGTTGGCATTCCCCCGCGTATCCGGTACGCCAATATCCCCATGGACATCACTAAGGGTAAAGTTGGCGGTGGTGGCAATCAACTTCTCGCCATCAATGACGACGAACTTATGGTGCATGAGCATACTGCCCTTGGAGCCATCGGCGGTGTCATCAATCCAGGGTACGTTTCCCTGCTCTAAAATTGTGATCACATCCCGCTCGGCAATCTCGCGATCGCTGGCCCGGCCATCCCCATCGGTGTCCATTAAGTTAACCCAGTCATGGTAGCGTTCCCGCATCCGTGGATCCAGGTTATCTAGCTCTGCCTGGGAATATTTAGCCCAACTTTTGGTGTAGGTGTTTTCCATTACCACCCGCACATTTAGCCCTGCTTTTTTCCGATCCACCAGGGCATGGGCCAAATTTGGCAGGCGAAATTCCTGCACTGCTACCTCTACGGCGGCTTTGGCTTGCTTGATCTCATCGATCATAATTTTTTCAAAGTCTTCACCTTGGCGGGTGTAGGGGCGATAGGGTTCGGTGAAGGTATGGGCCTGGCTATTGTTCATGTGGACATGAAGCAGGGGATGCTGGGGCAGGGGCGAGAGATTGCCCACCAGCAGGGGTTGCGATCGAAATTGGCTGAGAATGACGAGGGCAATCAGCAACCCAATCACAAATAGAATCAGGTAACGCCAATGCTTCCGCAGAAATTTAGCTAGGGTGCTGGGGGAAGTCAACATAATGTTTCTGAGACCCTATTTATTTTTCTAAGACCCATGAACAGAGAGCCCAATAGAATTGTAGGGGCGAGGGGTAAAGTTTACGTTAAGTTCGCCATTCAACCTTCAAATTAATAATTCAAGGGCCGTTAGGGTTGGATCAATCACTTTTTGCCCCCGGCCGGGAAAACGAATAGCTAGGGATAGGGCCTTACCGCTTTTGAAGACATGGGTCACTTCCCCCGCACCAAAATCAGGATGGCGAATGCGATCGCCCACGTGCCATTTTCGATCTGAGGGGATACCCACGGCGCGATTTGGATTTGCACTGGCCTTGATGGAGCTATTTTTGGCCCCAGCGGGCGATCGCCGGCCCGGGCGAGAACCCTTGGAGCTAGAACCACCCACCAACTCTGGGGGCAGTTCCCTTAAAAACTGGGAAGGAATCGTATCTTCACTGTTTCCATAGAGGCGACGGGTCTGGGCTTGGCAAAGGTAGAGTTTTTCCTGGGCACGGGTAATACCCACATAGCAAAGGCGGCGTTCCTCCTCTAGGGCAAGGGGATCCTGAATAGAGCGAAAGTTGGGAAAAAGACCTTGCTCCAGCCCCACTAGAAACACCACCGGAAATTCTAGGCCCTTGGAGGAATGGAGCGTCATTAAAGATACCGCCGAGGTTCCCTCTTCTAAGTTGTCTAGGTCGGAGGCAAGGGCCGCATTCTCCAAAAAACTGCCTAGGGTACTGTCTTCGTGCTCTTCGTCAAATTGTTGGGCGGCATTCACCAATTCCTGGAGGTTTTGCAGGCGATCAATGGCTTCATCGGTACCTTTATTTTCTAAATCCCGACGGTAGCCACTTTGCTCCAAAAGGGCTTTGGTCATTTCTGCGGCGGAGTAATGGTTCAGTTGTCCCTGTAGGTCTTGGATTATCTGCACAAATTTCAAGATTGATCGCCCCGATCGCCCCCCTAGGGTTTGGACGGAGGTTTCATCACAGAGGAGATCCCAAAGGGGACAGTTGAGTTGGCTGGCGGCATCACTGAGTCGCTCTAGGGTAGTTTTACCAATTCCTCGACGGGGCGTATTGATTACCCGGCGTAGACTCACACTATCCCTGGGATTGATTAACAGCCGCAAATAAGCCAGGGTATCCTTAATTTCCTTGCGATCGTAAAACTTCAGGCCCCCCACCACAATGTAGGGAATATTTGCCCGCACTAGACTTTCTTCAAAGGGGCGGGATTGGGCATTGGTGCGATAGAGGATAGCAAACTGACCCCAATTGGCTTCTAGATTTTGCCCCCCTAATCCGCGGATCTGTTGCACCACAAAGTCCGCTTCTTCCACTTCCGTATTGGCACTGTGGCAGGAAATGGGTAGGCCCGCAGGACGGGTTGGCCGCAACACCTTATCAATTCGCTCGGTGTTTAACTGAATCAATGAATTCGCCGCTTCCAAAATATTGGCAACGGAGCGATAATTTTCCTCCAACTTGATCATGGTGCGGGTATCGTCATCGGGCAGCCCATCGCCAAAATCATTTTGGAAATTCATCAAAATTGTAAAATCAGCACAGCGGAAGGAATAAATCGATTGATCCACATCCCCCACCACAAATACCGATCGCCCCTGCCATTGATCAAAGTCTCGACAGTCAGCTCCATTGGTGGTCAAGAGGCGAATCAGATCATACTGGGTGCGGTTGGTATCCTGGTATTCATCCACGAGAATATGATGAAACTTTTGATGCCAGTAGGCTAAAACCTGATCATTTTGCTGAAACAGTTTGACTAACACTAAAATCAAGTCATCAAAATCCAGGGCATTATTGGCCGCTAGGGCAGCTTGGTACTGGCGGTACACTTCGGCAAGAATTCGCCCCTGGTACCCCGGTTGCTCTTCCTCCACTTGCCGGGGACTTAACCCCTGGTTTTTGGCATTACTGATTTTGTAGCGCATGGATCGGGGCGGGTACTTGCGATCGTCCAGTTTCAGTTGCACCGTCACGATTTCCTTAATCAGGCTTTGGACATCGGACTCATCAAAAATCGTAAAATTATTTTGCCAACGATGGCCGCTGGGGTCTTGGTACTTCTCAATTTCAAGGCGGAGTATACGGGCGCAAAGACTGTGAAAGGTGCCCACCCACAACGGCTTCGTATAGGTTTTATAGACCTGCGATCGCAGCCGCTTTTGCTCAAGGGGCGAAAGATCCCCAAAGGAACGCTGCTTTTTTTCCTGGGCCATTTGTTCCGCAAAGACCCGTTCAATCCGCTCCTTCATTTCCCGGGCCGCTTTATTGGTGAACGTCACCGCCAAAATATTTTCCGGGGCAACCCGATGGGTTTGAATCAGATGGGCAATGCGATAGGTGAGGGTGCGGGTTTTACCGGAGCCAGCCCCGGCTACCACCAACATCGGCCCACAAAAATGTTGAACGGCCTGTTGTTGGCAGTCATTTAAGCCCGTAAAAATTTCAAGTCCCATGGTCTACCACCTGTCCTAATCCATATCAGTATCGCTGTATGCTTCCAATTGATCAAAGGGCAGATTTTCCCAACCCGCACCTCGGCGAATAATTACCCCCGGATCAATCCCCAAATCTAAAATACTGGAGACCTTTTGCCCAGGGGGTTCGCCCGTATCCACAATTAAGTCCACCCGTTTCTCAAACTGATCAAAGAGTTCTGCGGTACCCACATAGTAGTCGCGATCGCCCGGGAGTCGAGCCGATGTGGAAATAATTGGATTCCCTAAGGCATCCAGGAGAGCCTGACAAAGGGGATGATCGGGCACACGAATCCCCGTGGTTTTTCGCTTCGGATTTTGGACTAATCGAGGCACTAATTTAGTGGCGGGCAATAAAAACGTATAGGGCCCGGGAATGAGCCGCCGCATTAATCGATAGGCGGAGTCACTGACATAGGCATACTGGGCAATATTTGAAAGGGAGGAGCAAAGAAAGGTAAGGGGCTTTTCATTGGAGAGTTGCTTCAATTGCCGTACTCGCTCAACGGCTCCCTTATGGTTGAGATCGCAGCCAATGGCATAGACCGTATCCGTGGGATAAAGCATAATTGCCCCAGCCTGGAGCGCTTGACGAATTTGGTCAACAATTCGAGTTTGGGGAGTCGTGGGGTGGAGGGTCAGTAAATTAGCCATAATCATCCTAGGCTTCTTTCTAACCTTAGCGGATTCTAACCTTAACGGATTGTTGTCGAGGTCATCCGTTTGTTGATCCCCTAATTCGGTACAATTAAGTTAATATCCTTAGCAAAAGGTGTGATTTTATTTATTTAAGGTCAGGTGTTCTCATGATGCTTCCCCAGGAAATAATTGGACAAAAAGTTTGGCTTGAGGTCGAGCGGGATGATCCCTACGGCCCTAGAGAGCCAGTCAAGGTGCAAGCAGAAATTAGTCAGCCCACATCCCCACCATGGTTTTATGCCCGTTTTGAAAATGCACCGCGTTGGCTACGGCAAGCCGGGCAGTGGTTAACCCACCATGAAGCAGAAATGGCCGTTCTCCTACATCCAGTTCTAGAGGATCTAGACTATGACGAGGGCGACGACCTAGATGATCTGTATGAAGACGAAGTTAACTCCCGGTAGTGTATACGCCCAGAAGTTTTTATCGTCGTCAAATAATGACCTTTTAGCTTTTGACGTTTAATTTTTTCTAGACCACTTATCCTTATTTGGCAAGAGCTTCGCTCGGCATGCCTACTGCCACAGAAATGCTGGCTTTTTCAAGTTGCCGTTTGAACTGGGGCAGAATACGGCCACATTGACTGACAAACCCATTGAGCCAGTCCTGCATTTGTTGAATCTGCTCAAGGCTTAGGAAAATTTCTTTGCTGGAACGGGGATTCTGGCAGATAATTTCACCGGAACCCGTTACTTCAAAATCCGCAAACCAACTGCTGTGGGGCCGGGTGCAACGCCAGTAGTTAGCAATAATTAATTCACCTAGATACTTTTTCGCCAGTTGACTGACCTGGTTATATTGTTCCAGTACGTCCGCTAGGGAGATCAAGTGGGAGGATGATCCCGAATTGTCTAGGGGGCCACTCATATCTTGGAGGGGTAAGGTGGGATCCTGGAGGTCGCCAAAACCCATGGAGAGACCCATCAGGGCAAAGAGCTTGGCCTCTAGGTTGGCGATGTAGCTGTTGTAGGTTTGACCATTGCGACTGAGGGCTTGGTGCATCCGCACAATCAGGTCTAATTCGGTCAACTTAGTGGTGGCTAGGGATTCCAGCTTGATCAACTGATCGAGGAAGATTTTGTCGTCTCCTTCGGTAGATGCATCCACGGGCAACAGTCCCAGTTCTTGGGCCCGCTCGGAAAGGAGGCGGCGGATGTAATAGCGAGTCATGGGAGAAAGTTGCATGGGAGTACCTCGGAGCTAGGGAAACAGATGAGTTAGGCTTTATTAAGTTTTGTAACCTGTTTCTATATATATCATAAGTCGGGGATCAGTGGGCTGATACTGTCAAATATACGGAAAGTCGTGGATTTAAAATCGAAAATAATTGTTAAAAATCACTGATTTCTCCGTAGAATTACGGATACCCCTAGTGAAATTATACATTTTGTCCCCTAGGAGCGTCCTTGGCGCAGGTTCATCCGGCGAATCATCCAATAGCTAATAGATAGGGCCAAAACTGCAAAGGCTAGTCCTAGAAGTTTTTGGGCGATTTGATCCTGATTGATATCGAGGATAATGATTTTGCGGGCGATCGCAATCAGGGATGTGACAATCACCAGTTCAACAATCTGGGATGACACATGGGTTTTTAGGTAGGCGGTAATATTTTCCAGGATTTCTAGGGCAACGAGAACATTAAGGAATAGGCCAAAAATCTTAACAATACTGGTGGTGAATTGGCCATAGGGGGGAATAAAGAGTTCCTGGGTAAGGAATCGCCCCAAATCTACAATGGCAAATAAAACAACCAACAGCATCCCCACCGCTAGGGCGCGAATAGCGATCCCCTCAATTTGTTTGATTGCCCGAAGAAACTTTTCGTCACTATAAAAGAGGGCCATGAATTCACTGACAAGGGTCGCTAAACGATTCGCCCGGCGATTCATAGTCTAGGGTTGCCTCAGGGGCGTGGGGTCAAGGGATCGACTCTCCCAAGGGTTCAGCTGTAGAACCTGGGTATCTAAGCCTGCGATTTGAAGCTGTTCCTGAAATTGATCCAGATCGCCATCAGCTTGAAAGAGGCGGGTGAGCCATCCCGAAAATTCTAGTTCCCCGGCTCCGGCAGTGGGGATCATATAGGTGGGGGTCAGACGTTGGGCCAGGTTGAGGGCTGCGACTCCTCCTTGAATAATGGCCCCTAGCAAGGGCAGGGTAATACTCACGAGGGGGGTAATCACCACATCTACAGTTGTTGGGGACTGTAATTGGGGATCGTGGTAGCCATGGGGTTCGTAATAGAGGGTTGTTTTAGAGGTTAATCCTTGGAGCAGGTAGCCATTTTCGTAGCGATTGGGGCCCACGGGGGAACCCAGGGTGGCTTGGATGTTGATATTGTTCCAGGTGTGATTCTCGCCAGGCTTTAGGGCAGTAACTTGGCTAAATCCTAGGGATCGGGCAATATCGGCGGCAGCAACGGAACCAATAACGGGAATTTGGCGATCGCACTGACTGAGGGTGGGGGGGTGGGTGTGGTCTGGTAATCCCTGGGAGAGCAAAATCAGATCGATATTTTCAGGTATGGGACGATCGTAGGGGCGTTGGGCCTTAAAAAACCAGGGAGTCTGACCAAACATTAGGGGGCCTACTAACCAGGGATCCACCAAAATGCGGGTACCGTCGATCTGCCAAAGCCAAGAGTTACTGTCTAACCAGGTTAAGTCCATGGTGTATCCCAGTTCAAGAATATTGACGTTAGCATTAGCATTGTAATATCCCGATCAACCCATTTTTGCCCTTGGGTCAGAAGCAGGTCTGCTTGCTCGCTTGTGGGGTTGGGTCTAAAGCGGTAAGCTTTTTCCATGCCACGTATCTTAACGCAGATATTGCCAAGCCATTTTCAAGCACGGGGTTTGAGACCCAGGAGTTAGGAGTTTTCGATGAGTACGGTTTACACTCGTCCCCTTGCCCGTTTAATTGAACATCTCCAACGGTTGCCGGGTATTGGCCCCAAAACGGCTCAACGTCTAGCTCTGCATCTCTTAAAGCGACCGGAAGCAGAAATTCAGGCCCTTGCCCAAGCCCTTGTGGATGCCAAACAGCAAGTGGGGGTCTGCTCGGTTTGCTTCCATCTGTCCGCTGACCCCACCTGTGATATTTGTAGGGCACCCCAGCGGGATGATTCAACCCTCTGTGTTGTTGCCGATTCCCGAGATGTGATTGCCATTGAAAAAACCCGGGAATACCGTGGTAAGTACCATGTTCTTGGCGGATTGATCTCACCGATGGAAGGCATTACCCCCGATCACCTCCATCTCCATCCCCTGATTCAACGGGCTAGTCAACCCCAAATTACGGAAATTATTTTAGCGATCAATCCCAGTATTGAAGGGGAAACGACGACCCTCTACGTGGGTCAACTACTCAAACCCTTTGCTAAGGTGACTCGCATTGCCTTTGGTCTACCCGTGGGCGGTGATTTGGAGTATGCCGATGAAATTACCCTGGCGCGCGCCCTAGAGGGACGACGGGAACTGGATTGGCGTTAATCACCTGAATGGTTAGTGATGGGAGCCACTTGCTTGCATTTTTTTGATTAAGTTCACGACTTGGATCACGGTGCGCTTGAGGGCATCTAACTCCGTGTGCAACTGCTTATTTTGGGCTTCTAGGGCGGCAATCTTGGCTCTATCAGCTCCCGAACCCCCACTTCCTTGGGC
Coding sequences within it:
- a CDS encoding phospholipase D-like domain-containing protein; the encoded protein is MLTSPSTLAKFLRKHWRYLILFVIGLLIALVILSQFRSQPLLVGNLSPLPQHPLLHVHMNNSQAHTFTEPYRPYTRQGEDFEKIMIDEIKQAKAAVEVAVQEFRLPNLAHALVDRKKAGLNVRVVMENTYTKSWAKYSQAELDNLDPRMRERYHDWVNLMDTDGDGRASDREIAERDVITILEQGNVPWIDDTADGSKGSMLMHHKFVVIDGEKLIATTANFTLSDVHGDIGVPDTRGNANSLLVIDSRDLAKLFIEEFNIMWGDGPGGAPDSLFGVQKPFRPTQRVQVGDVTVDVKFSPASRSIAWADTTNGLIAHVLTQARKTIDMALFVFSDQEISKALEPKNDQGVKIRTLIDPGFIYRDFSEGLDMLGVALANTGQARQGKCYYEAGNNPWKNPIETVGTPELARGDKLHHKYGLVDNQTVIVGSHNWSAAANRGNDEFLLVIYQPTVAAHYEREFERLYANSRLGVPDSLRQRIAKQLQDCGGEIATREESQTTARTSTPSPSPSPAAASGGVINLNSASLEELTSLPGIGPKIAGEIIKSREQKPFASIDDVKAVPGIGPRIMERIQDRVTW
- the pcrA gene encoding DNA helicase PcrA, giving the protein MGLEIFTGLNDCQQQAVQHFCGPMLVVAGAGSGKTRTLTYRIAHLIQTHRVAPENILAVTFTNKAAREMKERIERVFAEQMAQEKKQRSFGDLSPLEQKRLRSQVYKTYTKPLWVGTFHSLCARILRLEIEKYQDPSGHRWQNNFTIFDESDVQSLIKEIVTVQLKLDDRKYPPRSMRYKISNAKNQGLSPRQVEEEQPGYQGRILAEVYRQYQAALAANNALDFDDLILVLVKLFQQNDQVLAYWHQKFHHILVDEYQDTNRTQYDLIRLLTTNGADCRDFDQWQGRSVFVVGDVDQSIYSFRCADFTILMNFQNDFGDGLPDDDTRTMIKLEENYRSVANILEAANSLIQLNTERIDKVLRPTRPAGLPISCHSANTEVEEADFVVQQIRGLGGQNLEANWGQFAILYRTNAQSRPFEESLVRANIPYIVVGGLKFYDRKEIKDTLAYLRLLINPRDSVSLRRVINTPRRGIGKTTLERLSDAASQLNCPLWDLLCDETSVQTLGGRSGRSILKFVQIIQDLQGQLNHYSAAEMTKALLEQSGYRRDLENKGTDEAIDRLQNLQELVNAAQQFDEEHEDSTLGSFLENAALASDLDNLEEGTSAVSLMTLHSSKGLEFPVVFLVGLEQGLFPNFRSIQDPLALEEERRLCYVGITRAQEKLYLCQAQTRRLYGNSEDTIPSQFLRELPPELVGGSSSKGSRPGRRSPAGAKNSSIKASANPNRAVGIPSDRKWHVGDRIRHPDFGAGEVTHVFKSGKALSLAIRFPGRGQKVIDPTLTALELLI
- a CDS encoding L-threonylcarbamoyladenylate synthase; its protein translation is MANLLTLHPTTPQTRIVDQIRQALQAGAIMLYPTDTVYAIGCDLNHKGAVERVRQLKQLSNEKPLTFLCSSLSNIAQYAYVSDSAYRLMRRLIPGPYTFLLPATKLVPRLVQNPKRKTTGIRVPDHPLCQALLDALGNPIISTSARLPGDRDYYVGTAELFDQFEKRVDLIVDTGEPPGQKVSSILDLGIDPGVIIRRGAGWENLPFDQLEAYSDTDMD
- a CDS encoding phosphate-starvation-inducible PsiE family protein; translated protein: MNRRANRLATLVSEFMALFYSDEKFLRAIKQIEGIAIRALAVGMLLVVLFAIVDLGRFLTQELFIPPYGQFTTSIVKIFGLFLNVLVALEILENITAYLKTHVSSQIVELVIVTSLIAIARKIIILDINQDQIAQKLLGLAFAVLALSISYWMIRRMNLRQGRS
- a CDS encoding MBL fold metallo-hydrolase, with translation MDLTWLDSNSWLWQIDGTRILVDPWLVGPLMFGQTPWFFKAQRPYDRPIPENIDLILLSQGLPDHTHPPTLSQCDRQIPVIGSVAAADIARSLGFSQVTALKPGENHTWNNINIQATLGSPVGPNRYENGYLLQGLTSKTTLYYEPHGYHDPQLQSPTTVDVVITPLVSITLPLLGAIIQGGVAALNLAQRLTPTYMIPTAGAGELEFSGWLTRLFQADGDLDQFQEQLQIAGLDTQVLQLNPWESRSLDPTPLRQP
- the recR gene encoding recombination mediator RecR, whose translation is MSTVYTRPLARLIEHLQRLPGIGPKTAQRLALHLLKRPEAEIQALAQALVDAKQQVGVCSVCFHLSADPTCDICRAPQRDDSTLCVVADSRDVIAIEKTREYRGKYHVLGGLISPMEGITPDHLHLHPLIQRASQPQITEIILAINPSIEGETTTLYVGQLLKPFAKVTRIAFGLPVGGDLEYADEITLARALEGRRELDWR